Proteins co-encoded in one Ziziphus jujuba cultivar Dongzao chromosome 9, ASM3175591v1 genomic window:
- the LOC107426968 gene encoding uncharacterized protein LOC107426968, producing MSSGRPKDGDMRMVVAPDKGSSLALPPKPPSASGSTALVEYTPPVVVEEDEDLEIKLRRILENVPVRVSNTSGSSAGSGSGDFHQYRQMRRKEQDRLARMDVDYQRRKELAEFTLRREERLKAAEERTAKKRLKRQKKKQRKREKKSKVGASGEDNKKEESSDEEDSEDDEEAAK from the exons ATGTCGTCGGGAAGACCCAAAGACGGCGATATGCGGATGGTGGTGGCGCCGGATAAAGGTAGCAGCCTTGCTCTACCGCCCAAACCGCCGTCGGCTTCAGGATCAACGGCGCTTGTGGAGTATACTCCGCCTGTGGTCGTGGAGGAGGATGAGGACCTAGAGATTAAGCTCCGTCGGATCCTTGAAAACGTCCCTGTCCGTGTTAGCAATACGTCCGGCAGTTCAGCAGGTTCTGGCTCAGGTGACTTCCATCAG TATCGGCAGATGAGACGGAAAGAGCAAGATAGGCTTGCTCGGATGGACGTTGATTATCAACGGAGGAAAGAACTGGCTGAATTCACTCTTAGAAGAGAGGAAAGATTGAAAGCTGCTGAGGAAAGAACGGCTAAAAAACGTTTGAAAcgtcaaaagaaaaaacagaggaaaagagaaaagaagagtaAGGTGGGTGCCAGTGGAGAAGACAATAAGAAAGAAGAGTCCTCAGATGAAGAAGACTCCGAAGATGATGAGGAAGCTGCAAAATGA